A window of the Megalopta genalis isolate 19385.01 chromosome 2, iyMegGena1_principal, whole genome shotgun sequence genome harbors these coding sequences:
- the AIMP3 gene encoding aaRS-interacting multifunctional protein 3, which yields MVLCNVQCLEKISNYLDVSPVQSEMHENVVVSTEQTSNKTTEGFGTIIQSLIKNSKCPEILGSNSEEEALSRQWLEYAVVCINYADTLANTKRILQELNIALRDNTYLTGTKKTIADITLYYVLHSIMQKLTYQEKAQYVHVSRWFDNMQQEKKLRQQLDMISFYLLHLFL from the exons ATGGTTCTATGTAACGTTCAATGTTTAGAAAAGATTTCAAATTACTTAGACGTATCACCAGTACAGTCAGAAATGCATGAAAAT gtaGTTGTTAGCACGGAACAAACGTCTAATAAAACAACTGAAGGATTTGGCACGATAATTCAATCATTGATCAAGAATTCTAAATGCCCTGAAATACTTGGCAGTAACAGTGAGGAGGAAGCTTTATCACGTCAATGGCTTGAGTATGCTGTAGTTTGTATTAATTATGCTGATACTCTCGCTAACACGAAGAGGATTTTACAG GAACTAAATATTGCTCTGAGAGACAACACATACCTAACTGGCACAAAGAAAACTATTGCTGACATAACATTGTATTATGTCCTACACTCAATAATG CAAAAATTGACTTACCAGGAAAAGGCTCAGTATGTGCATGTGTCAAGGTGGTTTGATAACATGCAACAAGAGAAAAAGTTAAGGCAACAATTAGATATGATTTCCTTTTATCTGTTACATTTATTCTTATGA